A genomic window from Paucibacter sp. KCTC 42545 includes:
- a CDS encoding TonB-dependent receptor domain-containing protein, with product MQHLPLCRPAPLALALLLAYALPQHGVQAQQQQAADNAPAASNQVISPVLVTGSRISRIQAEGPSSVTVLKAADIDRLGYKNVADALSSLTENTGFTQGADFGNTFTPAATALSLRGLGPNHTLTLINGRRIADYPTAYEGSVNFTDISNIPSALVDRIEILNGGASAVYGSDAIAGVVNIILKKRQDGITLNLKAGGTQLGGGENARAQLTGGIDAGNLSGVWGIELSGRQPIWSRQRDFMADSTLTGAAPAVVFGRKDAKSNKYITPDAGACEAAAGLFEGSVKAFTAKSGTFCGSGRASPTYWTTQTGNRSTNLATVLNYALNPSTELFAEALFGFNKTDNNTRGPSWTSAAANGSFFVNQQSGKLETWSRRIAPEETGGPTRFNREWQDKTYNLVLGARGDLGATGWSYDIAVNTSAGVIDSSRPRLRATVDEFFLGPKLGTNANGVDIYAPDTKRLFKPLTAAEVDSFSDASLSNDKSWTHNLSATASGELTQLPGGPLRAAVLAEAGQQGFRNQADARLGQGYFYNTSEVATVEGERSRWAVGGELNAPISKLLTASLAGRYDQYRFAGRSDGSFTYNAGLEFRPAPEVLLRGHHATSFRAPDMSYVFTAKSLGYYSSSTDYYRCAQSGQALDKCDFADVSPGFNYVKTGSKDLKSEKGKSWGLGLVWQPNAQFDASIDLWKIAISDLVTDLSPDKLLRDEADCRGGAQNIQSPSCVDAIARVRRNPADAVVKPGEVKEIWVNPINAASQSTYGFDISAKYAFKTSQLGNFALSAKYTQVQSYVYQQFDGDDGANQVGKLGSNFSDWPNKLITTVSWQIGDWRHTLTGSRNGRINSGDQKSWINPSWSFNLSSNYALNKNTSLSVIVNNLSGDIRKDATSGWPYYPVGYYLPHGRQAWLEFNHRFGA from the coding sequence ATGCAACACCTGCCCCTGTGCAGGCCGGCGCCACTCGCGCTGGCCCTGCTGCTCGCCTACGCCCTGCCACAGCATGGCGTCCAAGCCCAGCAACAACAAGCCGCCGACAATGCACCCGCCGCCAGCAATCAAGTGATCTCGCCAGTGCTGGTCACCGGCTCGCGCATCTCCCGCATCCAAGCCGAAGGCCCCAGCTCGGTCACCGTGCTCAAAGCCGCGGACATCGACCGCCTCGGCTACAAGAACGTGGCCGATGCGCTGAGCAGCCTGACCGAAAACACCGGCTTCACCCAAGGCGCCGACTTCGGCAACACCTTCACCCCGGCCGCCACCGCGCTGAGCCTGCGCGGCCTGGGCCCTAACCACACACTCACGCTGATCAACGGCCGCCGCATCGCTGACTACCCGACGGCCTACGAAGGTTCGGTCAACTTCACCGACATCTCCAACATCCCCTCGGCCCTGGTGGATCGCATCGAGATCCTCAACGGCGGCGCGTCGGCGGTGTATGGCTCTGACGCGATTGCCGGCGTGGTCAACATCATCCTGAAAAAGCGTCAGGACGGCATCACCCTCAACCTCAAGGCCGGCGGCACACAGCTGGGCGGCGGCGAGAACGCACGCGCCCAACTCACTGGCGGCATCGATGCCGGCAATCTCAGCGGCGTATGGGGCATTGAGCTGAGCGGCCGCCAACCGATCTGGAGCCGCCAGCGCGACTTCATGGCCGACAGCACGCTCACGGGCGCCGCGCCGGCCGTGGTGTTCGGGCGCAAAGACGCAAAGAGCAATAAGTACATCACCCCGGACGCCGGCGCTTGCGAAGCAGCGGCTGGCCTGTTCGAAGGCTCGGTCAAAGCCTTCACCGCCAAGAGCGGCACCTTCTGCGGCAGCGGCCGTGCGTCCCCCACCTACTGGACGACGCAGACCGGCAACCGCAGCACCAATCTGGCCACAGTCCTCAACTACGCCCTGAACCCCAGCACCGAGCTGTTTGCCGAGGCCCTGTTCGGTTTCAACAAAACCGATAACAACACCCGCGGGCCGAGCTGGACTTCGGCCGCAGCCAACGGCAGCTTCTTCGTCAACCAGCAAAGCGGCAAGCTAGAAACCTGGAGCCGCCGCATCGCGCCGGAAGAAACCGGTGGGCCCACCCGATTCAACCGCGAATGGCAGGACAAGACCTACAACCTGGTGCTGGGTGCACGCGGCGATTTGGGCGCCACGGGATGGAGCTATGACATCGCCGTCAACACCTCCGCCGGCGTGATTGACTCGAGCCGGCCGCGCCTGCGCGCCACGGTGGACGAGTTCTTCCTCGGCCCCAAACTGGGCACCAACGCCAATGGCGTGGACATCTACGCGCCCGACACCAAGCGCTTGTTCAAGCCACTCACCGCCGCCGAGGTCGACAGCTTCAGCGACGCCAGCCTCAGCAATGACAAGTCTTGGACCCATAACCTCAGCGCCACCGCCAGCGGCGAGCTGACCCAATTGCCAGGCGGCCCGCTGCGTGCGGCGGTGCTGGCCGAAGCCGGCCAACAAGGCTTCCGCAACCAGGCCGATGCGCGCCTGGGCCAGGGCTATTTCTACAACACCAGCGAAGTGGCGACGGTGGAAGGTGAACGCAGCCGCTGGGCCGTGGGTGGAGAGCTGAACGCCCCCATCAGCAAGCTGCTGACGGCCAGCCTGGCCGGGCGCTATGACCAGTACCGCTTTGCCGGCCGCAGCGATGGCAGCTTCACCTACAACGCCGGCCTGGAGTTCCGCCCCGCGCCCGAAGTGCTGCTGCGCGGCCACCATGCCACCAGCTTCCGCGCGCCGGACATGAGCTATGTGTTCACGGCCAAGAGCCTGGGCTACTACTCCTCCTCAACGGACTACTACCGCTGCGCACAAAGCGGCCAAGCGCTGGACAAGTGCGATTTCGCCGATGTGTCGCCTGGCTTCAACTATGTGAAGACCGGCTCCAAGGACTTGAAGTCCGAGAAGGGCAAGAGCTGGGGCTTAGGCCTGGTGTGGCAGCCCAACGCGCAGTTCGATGCCTCGATCGATTTGTGGAAGATTGCCATCTCCGACCTCGTCACCGATCTGAGCCCGGACAAACTCTTGCGTGACGAAGCCGATTGCCGCGGCGGCGCGCAAAACATCCAGTCCCCCAGCTGCGTGGACGCGATTGCACGCGTACGGCGCAACCCGGCCGACGCGGTGGTCAAGCCGGGTGAGGTGAAGGAGATCTGGGTCAACCCGATCAACGCGGCATCGCAAAGCACTTATGGCTTCGACATCTCGGCCAAGTACGCCTTCAAGACCAGCCAGCTGGGCAACTTCGCGCTCAGCGCCAAGTACACCCAGGTGCAAAGCTATGTCTACCAACAGTTCGACGGCGACGATGGCGCCAACCAAGTCGGCAAGCTGGGCAGCAATTTCAGCGACTGGCCCAACAAGCTGATCACCACGGTGAGCTGGCAGATCGGCGACTGGCGCCACACGCTGACCGGCTCGCGCAACGGCCGCATCAATAGCGGCGATCAAAAGTCCTGGATCAATCCCTCCTGGAGCTTCAACCTCAGCAGCAATTACGCGCTGAACAAGAACACCAGCCTGAGCGTGATCGTCAACAACCTGAGCGGCGATATCCGCAAGGACGCCACGTCCGGTTGGCCCTACTACCCGGTGGGCTACTACCTGCCGCATGGCCGCCAAGCCTGGCTGGAGTTCAACCACCGCTTCGGCGCCTGA